From a region of the Mycobacterium intracellulare ATCC 13950 genome:
- a CDS encoding recombinase family protein: MRVVAYVRVSSAHQQEAYGPEVQSAAIRAWAKAGGHKVVSWQTDVISGASELRDRAGWCEAAALVKGGQAQGVVVARLDRLARDVMVQELLLRKLSDLGGIVLSTRENEHEMLNGESKDPSRKLVRVIMGAISEYDREMTVDRLAAGRAAKAARGGYAHGALPYGYRSAKGQLVPVPAEQAALAKMKALATQGVPVNEIARELTAEGHPTKRGGRWCGATVARILRRANVNGTAA; the protein is encoded by the coding sequence ATGCGAGTAGTCGCGTACGTGAGGGTGTCGTCCGCGCACCAACAGGAGGCTTACGGGCCGGAAGTGCAGAGCGCGGCGATACGCGCTTGGGCAAAGGCCGGTGGGCACAAGGTTGTGTCGTGGCAGACCGACGTGATCAGTGGCGCGTCAGAGCTACGCGACCGGGCCGGGTGGTGCGAGGCAGCAGCCCTGGTCAAGGGCGGGCAGGCGCAAGGCGTGGTCGTCGCCCGACTTGACCGGCTGGCCCGTGATGTCATGGTGCAGGAGTTGTTGCTACGCAAGCTGTCCGACCTCGGCGGCATCGTCTTGTCGACGCGCGAGAACGAGCACGAGATGCTCAACGGCGAGTCAAAAGACCCGTCGCGCAAGCTGGTTCGTGTGATCATGGGCGCCATTTCCGAGTACGACCGCGAGATGACGGTGGATCGGCTCGCAGCAGGCCGCGCAGCCAAGGCCGCTCGCGGCGGCTACGCGCACGGTGCGCTGCCTTATGGGTACCGCAGCGCCAAGGGCCAGCTGGTGCCTGTGCCTGCCGAGCAAGCCGCCCTGGCCAAGATGAAAGCGCTTGCAACGCAGGGTGTACCGGTGAACGAGATAGCGCGTGAGCTGACCGCAGAGGGGCACCCGACCAAGCGGGGTGGTCGGTGGTGCGGCGCAACGGTCGCGCGAATCCTGCGCCGCGCCAACGTGAACGGTACAGCAGCATGA
- a CDS encoding bifunctional DNA primase/polymerase, which produces MATHRGGTNQQLGSRRTVMPSLPEQPVRRKSKRPSYVGGYSDVVQIYLEQGWKSVLPLPHGQKWPPPTGFTGHDARLPTHGQLETWRREYPDGNAALYLTDGLLCVDIDNYAKKQRPAGRALEVVDEVEGRAGCRFPETWALRNRTDGSEKRLYRVPKGLNWRSNLGAGVDLVHAGHRYVNVGINPDTGTPEHWYAPDGELSREPPRPQDCTELPDKLVLELMRDANGQEVRGLASVGAARKLLKALPTGVMDVGVRDLMLRAIRDVNGLEGGRHDATLCHVRDLVEYGAAGLLGTNTALGALKTEFVEAVWDSPGRGTREVAEDEFDRMRLNAGQLAGAKSAEELALIGSALKAMAPGGIWHPDSIWPATANDDYKVFRVLGPCEWAADVPDTEFLIAKVLCRDTFGVNAGPKKSLKTHDNQAIAFSVATGTNLYRSEEFPVRHQSVVLYIVGEGGREPVQRTMHRMARAYGLKLSDIQRDPQFPLVAAFGAAPIDSDNFRDDVKRLLDTYQPELVLIESFYNFHPRDVQAGDLYQRGQIIDAYHKFVRTECAGATSLLTDHYRSTGTAKSLDLDSISMAGQAENADSWITRYHRKPPNVPEGEFWLRTGFNSRQWGGTEWQIDWNLGPFNHGVGHHVGEITWDVASAVTAEKKDGTSQAHTSPGRQGLILEYVRANPATSKTNAIELLAKSHQVHEKSFRVDWQELENAQLLVQDPDGQVPRRRGDKTVMVKAKVWKCASGKIRLTDSQQDGDEND; this is translated from the coding sequence ATGGCAACCCACCGGGGCGGTACGAACCAACAACTTGGCAGCAGAAGGACCGTGATGCCTAGCTTACCCGAGCAGCCCGTCCGTCGAAAGTCGAAGCGGCCCAGTTATGTCGGAGGCTATTCCGATGTGGTGCAGATATACCTTGAGCAAGGGTGGAAGTCCGTATTGCCATTACCTCACGGGCAGAAGTGGCCGCCCCCGACTGGATTCACAGGACACGATGCACGACTGCCAACGCATGGACAACTTGAGACTTGGCGGCGTGAATACCCCGACGGCAATGCTGCCTTGTATCTCACGGATGGGCTGTTGTGTGTAGACATCGACAACTACGCCAAGAAGCAGCGCCCAGCGGGCCGGGCGTTGGAGGTAGTTGACGAAGTGGAAGGCCGCGCAGGTTGCCGCTTCCCTGAGACGTGGGCGTTGCGCAACAGAACCGATGGCAGCGAGAAGCGGTTATATCGCGTACCGAAGGGGCTGAACTGGCGCAGCAATCTCGGTGCTGGTGTTGACCTTGTTCACGCGGGGCACCGTTATGTGAACGTAGGCATCAACCCCGACACCGGCACCCCCGAGCATTGGTACGCGCCTGATGGCGAGCTGTCGCGGGAGCCGCCGCGACCACAAGACTGCACTGAGCTACCGGACAAGCTCGTGCTGGAGTTGATGCGTGACGCCAACGGGCAGGAGGTGCGCGGCCTCGCAAGCGTGGGTGCTGCACGAAAACTGCTGAAAGCGCTGCCGACCGGCGTGATGGATGTAGGGGTGCGGGACTTGATGTTGCGCGCCATACGCGACGTGAACGGCCTGGAAGGCGGTCGCCATGACGCCACGCTGTGCCACGTGCGTGACCTCGTGGAGTATGGCGCAGCTGGGCTGCTCGGTACCAATACGGCGCTCGGCGCGCTGAAAACCGAGTTTGTTGAGGCGGTGTGGGACTCACCTGGCCGCGGGACCCGCGAGGTCGCAGAGGACGAGTTTGATCGCATGAGGCTTAATGCGGGTCAGCTGGCAGGGGCGAAATCTGCTGAGGAGCTTGCGTTGATTGGCTCAGCGCTGAAGGCAATGGCGCCGGGCGGTATTTGGCACCCCGACTCGATTTGGCCGGCGACGGCCAACGACGACTACAAGGTGTTCCGAGTATTGGGGCCGTGCGAATGGGCCGCTGACGTCCCTGACACTGAGTTCCTGATTGCGAAGGTGTTGTGTCGCGACACGTTCGGTGTAAATGCCGGACCCAAGAAGTCACTCAAGACGCACGACAATCAGGCAATCGCGTTCTCCGTCGCGACCGGCACCAACCTCTACCGCAGTGAGGAGTTCCCGGTGCGCCACCAAAGCGTCGTGTTGTACATCGTTGGTGAAGGCGGACGGGAACCAGTGCAGCGCACCATGCATCGGATGGCCCGCGCGTATGGGTTGAAGTTGTCTGATATCCAGCGAGACCCACAGTTTCCGCTTGTGGCGGCGTTCGGAGCCGCACCGATTGACAGTGACAACTTCCGTGATGATGTGAAGCGGTTGCTAGACACGTATCAACCAGAACTGGTGTTGATTGAGAGCTTTTACAATTTCCACCCGCGAGACGTGCAGGCGGGTGACCTGTATCAGCGTGGGCAGATCATCGACGCATACCACAAGTTTGTCCGTACTGAGTGCGCTGGCGCGACGTCACTGTTGACCGACCACTACCGCTCGACCGGCACAGCCAAATCGCTAGATCTAGACAGCATCTCGATGGCCGGGCAGGCCGAGAACGCCGATAGCTGGATTACCCGGTACCACCGCAAGCCCCCGAACGTGCCTGAAGGCGAGTTCTGGTTACGCACAGGGTTCAATAGTCGTCAATGGGGCGGTACCGAATGGCAAATTGACTGGAACCTCGGGCCGTTCAACCACGGCGTCGGCCACCACGTTGGCGAGATCACATGGGACGTCGCATCAGCGGTGACCGCTGAGAAGAAGGACGGCACCAGCCAGGCGCATACGTCACCTGGACGGCAGGGGCTGATTCTTGAGTATGTGCGAGCCAACCCTGCCACTAGCAAGACCAATGCAATCGAATTGCTCGCGAAAAGCCATCAGGTGCACGAGAAGAGCTTTCGCGTTGATTGGCAGGAGCTTGAAAACGCACAGCTGCTCGTACAAGACCCCGATGGCCAAGTACCGCGTAGGCGCGGCGACAAGACGGTGATGGTAAAGGCGAAGGTTTGGAAGTGTGCCAGCGGCAAGATTCGGCTGACCGATTCACAGCAGGACGGCGACGAAAATGACTGA